One window of the Candidatus Binatia bacterium genome contains the following:
- a CDS encoding thiamine pyrophosphate-binding protein produces the protein MVARTLAAAGVRHAFGLHGGHLDPILTSMVRHGISLIDTRHEAAAGNAAEGYARATGGLGVAFATAGPGFMNVFPALANAYVDRIPMLLLTSSPPPREAELNVLQGGIDQIAAASAVTRWAHRVTTASRIPDLVALAIRHATAGVRGPVVLEFPIDVLSRPVDEATASTATLVDIQPPGPSAHAVAVAADLLASAERPLIVIGGGAAVSPGMSEALRAFVERTKIPVVVSSWGHGVLPYGHSCLLGGPVEFTTLAMIGQVPDLIILLGARRGVMLGGRSTSMVPASARVVHVDIDGTEPGRIGTVDLAVRSDAAEFVRALATSRSTWPNWAKWNDATKAAQGGHAYLYAGDDPIAPSGRMHPYFAAKAVVEALDTETIAIYDGGELSAWMSFFARAHRPRSWFGLGMMGGLGVGPGFAIGAQVARPESRVVLLSGDGALGFHLPEFNTMVRHKLPITTIVFNNQGWGMSLHGQQALYGTETRVIVDLPDTRYDQIAAAFGLYAERVERPEEIGPAMRRAFDSGKPACLDLAIAPEIVHPIMQQLSQAVPEGHTRIPYYETIPPGEA, from the coding sequence CTGGTTGCGCGAACCTTGGCGGCGGCCGGCGTCCGGCACGCGTTTGGCCTTCACGGTGGCCATCTCGATCCGATCCTGACCAGCATGGTGCGCCACGGCATCTCTCTGATCGACACCCGCCACGAGGCGGCGGCGGGGAATGCGGCGGAAGGTTACGCTCGCGCCACAGGCGGCCTCGGCGTCGCGTTCGCCACCGCCGGCCCCGGCTTCATGAACGTTTTTCCGGCGTTGGCGAACGCGTACGTGGACCGCATACCGATGCTGCTCCTGACCAGCTCGCCGCCACCGCGAGAGGCGGAGCTGAACGTGCTGCAGGGAGGCATCGATCAGATCGCTGCCGCGTCCGCCGTGACGCGGTGGGCGCACCGGGTCACGACGGCGTCGCGCATCCCCGACCTGGTTGCGCTCGCGATCCGACACGCGACGGCTGGGGTCCGCGGTCCGGTGGTTCTGGAGTTTCCCATCGACGTCCTTTCCCGTCCGGTCGACGAAGCGACCGCGAGCACGGCCACTCTGGTCGATATACAGCCGCCCGGCCCCTCGGCGCACGCCGTCGCCGTCGCCGCTGACCTGCTCGCGAGCGCGGAGCGTCCGCTGATCGTGATCGGCGGCGGCGCCGCCGTCTCGCCGGGCATGTCGGAGGCGCTGCGCGCGTTCGTTGAGCGAACGAAGATTCCCGTGGTCGTCTCCTCGTGGGGTCACGGCGTCCTGCCGTACGGCCATTCCTGCCTGCTGGGGGGTCCCGTGGAGTTCACGACGCTGGCGATGATTGGGCAGGTGCCCGACCTCATCATCCTCCTTGGTGCCCGGCGTGGCGTCATGCTCGGCGGTAGATCGACTTCGATGGTGCCAGCGTCGGCGCGCGTCGTGCACGTCGATATCGACGGGACCGAACCCGGGCGGATTGGGACGGTCGATCTCGCGGTCCGGTCAGATGCCGCCGAATTCGTTCGGGCACTGGCGACGAGTCGCAGCACTTGGCCGAATTGGGCCAAATGGAACGACGCCACGAAGGCCGCTCAGGGCGGGCACGCGTATCTCTACGCCGGCGACGACCCGATCGCCCCATCAGGCCGCATGCACCCGTACTTCGCGGCGAAGGCTGTAGTCGAGGCCTTGGACACGGAGACGATCGCCATCTACGACGGGGGAGAGCTAAGCGCGTGGATGTCGTTCTTTGCACGAGCCCACCGGCCGCGGTCATGGTTCGGGCTGGGGATGATGGGTGGGCTCGGCGTTGGCCCGGGCTTTGCGATCGGCGCGCAGGTTGCCAGGCCCGAGTCGCGTGTGGTCTTGTTGAGCGGCGACGGCGCCCTGGGATTCCATCTGCCGGAGTTCAACACCATGGTCCGACACAAGCTGCCGATCACGACGATCGTGTTCAACAACCAAGGGTGGGGCATGTCGCTGCACGGGCAGCAGGCGCTCTACGGAACGGAGACACGGGTCATCGTCGATCTGCCCGACACCCGCTACGACCAGATCGCAGCCGCATTCGGCTTGTACGCGGAGCGGGTCGAGCGGCCGGAGGAGATCGGTCCGGCGATGCGGCGAGCGTTTGATTCCGGCAAGCCGGCGTGTCTCGATCTCGCGATCGCACCTGAGATCGTGCACCCGATTATGCAGCAATTGAGCCAGGCGGTGCCGGAGGGACACACGCGCATCCCGTACTACGAAACGATCCCGCCCGGCGAGGCCTAG
- a CDS encoding VOC family protein, producing MDARHETDSLGLLAATMGPTARAYHTGYVVRDLDRAMAVLGEAMGIRWAPVMDYPGAMVRTRDGILEIPQLSLTYSTLPVHVELIQEAPGSLWVAGSDLRGHHIGVWADDLEAESARLEALGLPLHTHGLDADGKMWSFAYHETPFGLYVELVDAVAKSFYPHWFAQAAS from the coding sequence ATGGACGCGAGACACGAAACCGATTCGCTCGGCCTGTTGGCCGCAACTATGGGGCCCACGGCCCGCGCCTACCACACGGGGTACGTCGTTCGTGACCTCGATCGGGCGATGGCCGTCCTCGGTGAGGCAATGGGCATCAGGTGGGCGCCCGTAATGGACTATCCCGGCGCCATGGTGCGGACGCGCGACGGCATCTTGGAAATCCCGCAGCTATCCCTCACCTACTCCACCTTGCCTGTACACGTCGAGCTGATCCAGGAAGCTCCAGGCAGCCTCTGGGTGGCCGGCAGCGACCTCAGAGGGCACCACATCGGCGTGTGGGCAGACGACCTGGAAGCCGAATCCGCCCGCCTCGAAGCGCTCGGCCTGCCTCTGCACACGCACGGGCTCGACGCCGACGGCAAGATGTGGTCCTTCGCCTACCACGAGACCCCGTTCGGTCTCTACGTCGAACTCGTCGACGCCGTGGCGAAGAGCTTCTACCCTCACTGGTTCGCCCAAGCCGCGAGTTGA